The DNA window CTGATTTACGGATTGTTAAATTTCGATGATGAAAAGGCATTGAAATTTGCCAATGCAGCCTGTGCTATCAAGCATACTATTTTGGGAGATACCAATTACTGCAGTGCAGAAGATATTTTGGAAGTAATGAACGGAAATTCTGGTGGAAGAATAAAAAGATAATTATGGCAAGATTTACACGTATAGACGTTGCGTTAAAAGCTAGAGAAACGGGAGTTGTTCCTGTCTTTTATCATGCTGATGCCGAGATAGGCAAGAAAATTTTAAAAGCATGCTACGATGGTGGAGCGCGTGTTTTTGAATTTACGAACAGGGGGGATTATGCACACGAAGTTTTTACCGAACTTACAAAATATGCAGCCAAAGAACTTCCTGAGATGATTTTAGGGGTAGGTTCAGTGGTAGATGCCGGAACAGCCTCGCTGTATATTCAGTCCGGAACCAACTTCATTGTTTCCCCTTTATTGAATGTAGATATAGCAAAAGTATGTAACAGGAGAAAAATTTCCTGGATGCCAGGCTGCGGGTCAGTTTCTGAAATTTCCTATGCTGAAGAGTTGGGTGCTGAAATTATTAAAATATTTCCTGCATCCCAGGTGGGAGGACCGGAATTCATCAAAGCAGTAAAAGGACCGATGCCGTGGTCAAATATTATGCCTACAGGTGGAGTTCTTCCGACAAAGGAAAACCTTACAGAATGGATATCTGCCGGAGCGTATTGCGTGGGTCTGGGTTCACAGTTGTTTGTAAAAAATAATGACGGAACGTATGATTACGGGAAAATTACAGACGTTGTAAAAAGCTCAATTGAACTCATCAAAGAATTAAGATCGTTTTAAAACAATTCTTAATACCGGTTTAAACGGAAAAGGTTTAATCGAATAAAAATTCTTAGTTAAAAATAGCTTGGAAGGGTATTTTATACCCATTTTGTTTTTAAAATTAATAAAAAATCAATACTATTAAAGATTGATATGAAAAAAGAAGTATCCTCTAAACCTACTGGTTTTAGATGGACAATATGTTTTTTATTGTTCATTGCCACTACCATTAATTATATGGATAGGCAGGTATTATCATTAACTTGGAAAGATTTTATCGCTCCGGAATTTCATTGGAACAATAATGATTACGGAAATATCACCGCATTATTCTCCATTTTCTATGCAGGAAGTATGCTTTTTGCAGGAAAATTTGTTGATTGGATGGATACGAAAAAAGGCTTCCTTTGGGCAATTGCTATTTGGTCTGTAGGTGCTTGTTTACATGCATTTTGTGGGATTGCCACATCCGGTATTCTTACCGGAAGCTGGTTCGTAGGATTTAGAGAATCTAAAGAAATTATAGGAACAGTAGATAATGTCTCAACTGTAATCAGTACCAGCGTAACCTTATTTATTTTTGCACGTTTTGTATTAGCAGTTGGAGAAGCAGGAAATTTTCCAGCGGCAATTAAAACAACGGCAGAATATTTTCCTAAAAAAGACAGGGCTTTAGCGACAAGTATATTCAATGCAGGAGCGACAGTGGGAGCTTTAGCTGCACCCATTACTATTCCTTTTATAGCAAAATCGATGGGCTGGGAGTGGGCATTTATTATCATCGGAGCTTTAGGTTTTTTATGGATGGGATTGTGGATATTCTATTATAAAAAACCCCATGAGCATCATAAGGTTAATGAACATGAACTAGTGTATATCCAGCAGGATCAGGATGATGAATCCAATGTGGATTCAAATATTCCTGAAAAGATATTTTCTTTTAAAGAATGTTTCAGTTATAGACAAACCTGGGCATTTGCTTTCGGAAAATTTATGACTGACGGAATCTGGTGGTTCTTCTTATTTTGGACACCTGCTTATCTAAGCTCTGTCTATAAAATGGACAGTACCCAAAGTGCATTGCC is part of the Chryseobacterium paludis genome and encodes:
- a CDS encoding bifunctional 4-hydroxy-2-oxoglutarate aldolase/2-dehydro-3-deoxy-phosphogluconate aldolase, whose product is MARFTRIDVALKARETGVVPVFYHADAEIGKKILKACYDGGARVFEFTNRGDYAHEVFTELTKYAAKELPEMILGVGSVVDAGTASLYIQSGTNFIVSPLLNVDIAKVCNRRKISWMPGCGSVSEISYAEELGAEIIKIFPASQVGGPEFIKAVKGPMPWSNIMPTGGVLPTKENLTEWISAGAYCVGLGSQLFVKNNDGTYDYGKITDVVKSSIELIKELRSF
- a CDS encoding MFS transporter, producing MKKEVSSKPTGFRWTICFLLFIATTINYMDRQVLSLTWKDFIAPEFHWNNNDYGNITALFSIFYAGSMLFAGKFVDWMDTKKGFLWAIAIWSVGACLHAFCGIATSGILTGSWFVGFRESKEIIGTVDNVSTVISTSVTLFIFARFVLAVGEAGNFPAAIKTTAEYFPKKDRALATSIFNAGATVGALAAPITIPFIAKSMGWEWAFIIIGALGFLWMGLWIFYYKKPHEHHKVNEHELVYIQQDQDDESNVDSNIPEKIFSFKECFSYRQTWAFAFGKFMTDGIWWFFLFWTPAYLSSVYKMDSTQSALPLFVLYMITLFSIIGGWLPKYFVEKRGMNAYTGRMKAMLIFAFFPLLALFAQPLGSITYWIPVVIIGIAGAAHQAWSANIFSTVGDMFPKKAIATITGIGGMAGGIGSFLINKSSGVLFDHAHKAWTTINGTPLLELYPEYVNQRLPEGFFEQLEKSGAIVSDGIDKGYMIIFSVCAVAYLIAWSVMKALVPKYKVISK